The Echeneis naucrates chromosome 10, fEcheNa1.1, whole genome shotgun sequence genome has a window encoding:
- the lnx2b gene encoding ligand of Numb protein X 2b: MAAIETKVATSSSNCSTAGLSWVRVCKECGQQHEGQDSHLYEYQDEVDDELVCHICLQPLLRPMDTPCGHTYCFHCLSNFLKEQDFCPVDRQRLQLHQCRPSSLLVRNLLDKLTVTCPHSEECQQQMQRCELQPHLHNRCPVFRRLREEAEKRKRPSWQELKGRKGDGEPSGDSKQSTNLSRNPTREQPEPGLINPAYEESEDDNTPLRSSLVAEANVVELFREPEEELGFRIVGGKDTPLGNIVIQEVVRDSLAARDGRLAPGDHILEVNDISLASVPHVRAIAVLRQHSFLRLTVMQEKGFKSRDLRSDQHTLHSPHGNTTSNHNPGTVLQVMLMKSQRSEPLGIKLIRKSDESGVFILDLLSGGLAAKDGKLRNNDKVLAINGHDLRHGTPESAAQIIQASEMRVNFVVMRPAEAQEEGGSSREGQHSRGSRRAPEPQYFRRQSTYMKDPPGGFSSQEKTVSLKKEPRLSLGITIAGGRDCRSRLPVYITSVQPVGCLHRDGTIKRGDVLLSINGVDLTQLTYNEAVSALKAQTAQSQVVLRVIQTLSEDSEEEAEAADKDELDPMDDLRDDTLNWTPLWTRWLGLPGHMHWCRDIVLHKTNNESWGFSIVGGYEESHGQQPFFIKTIVPGTPAHFDGRLKCGDEIVAVNGATTVGMNNSSLIPMLKLQKNKVTLTVVSWPGSLV; encoded by the exons ATGGCTGCGATAGAAACCAAAGTTGCCACTAGCAGCAGCAACTGCAGCACTGCTGGTCTGTCATGGGTGCGAGTCTGCAAAGAGTGTGGCCAGCAGCACGAGGGCCAGGACAGCCACCTGTATGAGTACCAGGACGAGGTGGACGATGAACTGGTTTGCCACATCTGTCTGCAGCCCCtgctcagacctatggacacCCCATGTGGCCACACTTACTGCTTTCATTGTCTGAGCAACTTCTTGAAAGAGCAGGACTTCTGCCCTGTGGACCGGCAGCGGCTACAGTTGCATCAGTGTCGCCCCTCCAGCCTGCTGGTCAGGAATCTGCTGGACAAGCTGACTGTGACGTGCCCTCACAGTGAAGAGTGCCAGCAGCAGATGCAGCGCTGTGAACTGCAGCCTCACCTGCACAACAG ATGTCCTGTTTTTAGGAGACtgagggaggaggcagagaagaggaagaggcccTCCTGGCAAGAGCTAAAAGGGCGCAAGGGTGATGGCGAGCCGTCTGGCGATTCGAAACAGTCAACAAACCTGTCTCGAAATCCTACGCGGGAGCAGCCTGAGCCTGGGCTGATTAATCCTGCCTATGAGGAAAGTGAGGATG ACAACACACCGCTGAGGTCTAGTCTGGTGGCTGAGGCCAACGTGGTGGAGCTTTTCagagagccagaggaggagCTGGGCTTTCGTATTGTGGGAGGCAAAGACACCCCACTGGGGAACATAGTCATCCAGGAGGTTGTCCGGGACTCGCTAGCAGCCCGTGATGGAAGACTGGCCCCTGGGGACCATATCTTAGAG GTGAATGACATCAGCTTGGCGTCAGTCCCCCACGTCCGAGCCATCGCTGTGCTGCGGCAGCATTCCTTCCTCAGACTTACTGTCATGCAAGAGAAAGGCTTCAAGTCGAGGGATCTCCGGTCTGaccaacacacacttcacagtCCCCACGGCAACACTACCTCCAATCACAACCCCGGCACCGTCCTTCAGGTGATGCTGATGAAGAGTCAGCGCTCTGAACCGCTTGGCATTAAACTCATCCGCAAGTCAGATGAGAGCGGGGTTTTCATCCTGGACTTGCTGTCCGGAGGTTTGGCAGCCAAAGACGGAAAACTGAGGAACAATGACAAAGTGTTGGCCATTAATGGACACGACCTGAGGCATGGTACACCTGAGAGTGCTGCTCAGATCATACAG GCCAGTGAGATGCGGGTGAATTTTGTGGTGATGAGACCTGCAGAAGCTCAGGAGGAAGGGGGCAGCAGTAGAGAGGGacagcacagcagaggcagcaggaggGCGCCTGAGCCACAGTACTTCAGACGCCAGTCCACCTACATGAAG GATCCTCCAGGTGGCTTCTCCAGCCAGGAGAAGACGGTGAGCCTGAAGAAAGAGCCCCGGCTCTCCCTCGGCATTACCATTGCAGGGGGTAGGGACTGTCGCAGCCGCCTGCCCGTTTACATCACAAGTGTTCAGCCTGTGGGTTGTTTGCATCGAGATGGCACCATCAAAAGAG GGGACGTACTGCTGAGCATCAACGGTGTCGATCTGACTCAGTTGACCTACAATGAGGCAGTTTCTGCACTGAAGGCTCAGACGGCTCAGTCCCAGGTGGTGCTCCGTGTCATCCAGACTCTCTCCGAGGACTctgaggaggaagctgaggCTGCCGACAAGGACGAACTGGACCCCATGGACGATCTACGGGATGACACCCTCAACTGGACGCCGCTGTGGACTCGCTGGTTGGGATTGCCGGG TCACATGCATTGGTGCAGAGACATCGTCCTGCACAAGACCAACAATGAGAGCTGGGGCTTCAGTATTGTTGGGGGCTATGAGGAGAGTCATGGCCAGCAGCCTTTCTTCATCAAAACCATCGTGCCTGGTACACCTGCTCACTTTGATGGGCGCCTCAA GTGCGGCGATGAGATTGTGGCGGTGAACGGAGCCACAACAGTGGGAATGAACAACTCGTCTCTCATACCCATGCTGAagttgcagaaaaacaaagtcacgCTGACTGTGGTGTCGTGGCCTGGCAGTcttgtgtga